One Oncorhynchus gorbuscha isolate QuinsamMale2020 ecotype Even-year unplaced genomic scaffold, OgorEven_v1.0 Un_scaffold_1047, whole genome shotgun sequence genomic window carries:
- the LOC124021090 gene encoding phosphoribosyl pyrophosphate synthase-associated protein 2-like: MATHGILSSDAPKLIEESAIDKVVVTNTIPHEHQKLQCAKIQTVDISLILSEAIRLIYNGESMSYLFRHIGLED, encoded by the exons ATGGCGACGCACGGCATCCTCTCCTCCGATGCACCGAAACTCATAGAGGAATCTGCCATCGacaag gtggtggtAACCAACACTATTCCTCATGAGCATCAGAAGCTGCAGTGTGCTAAGATCCAGACGGTGGACATCAGCCTGATCCTCTCTGAAGCCATCAGACTAATTTACAACGGAGAGAGCATGTCCTACCTGTTCAGACACATCGGACTGGaggactga